A window from Mycobacterium saskatchewanense encodes these proteins:
- a CDS encoding winged helix-turn-helix transcriptional regulator, giving the protein MELLLLTAELHPDPVLPSLSLLPHTVRTAPPEPSSLLEAGTADAVLVDARTDLSSARGLCRLLSTAGRSVPVLAVVSEGGLVAVSADWGLDEILLPSTGPAEIDARLRLVVGRRGGLADQESAGKVSLGELVIDEGTYTARLRGRPLDLTYKEFELLKYLAQHAGRVFTRAQLLHEVWGYDFFGGTRTVDVHVRRLRAKLGPEYEALIGTVRNVGYKAVRPARGRAPIAEPDDPDDVDADDSEPMDLRDPLVDPLRSQ; this is encoded by the coding sequence TTGGAGCTGTTACTGCTGACCGCGGAGTTGCATCCGGACCCGGTCCTGCCGTCGTTGTCGCTACTTCCGCACACCGTCCGGACGGCACCCCCAGAGCCGTCGTCGTTGCTGGAGGCCGGCACCGCCGATGCCGTGTTGGTCGATGCGCGCACCGACCTGTCGTCGGCCCGGGGCCTGTGCCGGCTATTGAGCACGGCCGGGCGGTCCGTCCCTGTCCTGGCGGTGGTGAGCGAGGGCGGCTTGGTGGCCGTCAGCGCGGATTGGGGTCTCGACGAAATCCTGCTGCCCAGCACCGGGCCGGCCGAGATCGACGCCAGGCTGCGGCTGGTCGTCGGCCGCCGCGGCGGCCTGGCGGACCAGGAGAGCGCCGGCAAGGTGAGCCTCGGTGAGTTGGTGATCGACGAAGGCACCTACACCGCGAGGCTGCGGGGACGCCCGCTCGACCTCACGTACAAAGAGTTCGAGCTGCTCAAGTATTTGGCCCAGCACGCGGGCCGGGTGTTCACTCGCGCGCAACTGCTGCACGAGGTGTGGGGCTACGACTTCTTCGGCGGTACCCGGACCGTCGACGTGCACGTGCGTCGGCTGCGGGCCAAACTCGGGCCCGAATACGAGGCGTTGATCGGCACGGTGCGCAACGTGGGTTACAAGGCGGTCCGGCCGGCACGGGGACGGGCGCCGATCGCTGAGCCCGATGACCCCGACGACGTGGACGCCGACGACTCCGAGCCGATGGACCTGCGGGATCCACTGGTTGACCCGTTACGCAGTCAGTGA